GGTTGTTCTCCAATGGCACAAGCACCGCCAGTAAGATCTGTGTATGTCTGTGCGACTACAGCAACATCAGCAAGTGGTAGTTGCAGTGGGCCAACCGTCTGCTGTTGTGCCACAAGACCTGTCACACATCTGTCAACCTTAGTGGTCAAGAAACGCTTTGAACATACTGAGGGAAGCTTCAATACTCGCTTAAGAACATCCATCAGTGTAATCTCGGGTGCTATGTCTAAGGGTTCACTCGATCGAGGAACTCGCTTGAAATCAAAGGTCTTCTGAGGCATATCTCCTAAAACCTTTTCAagctcaagatcaacagcaggcggTGGAGGAGGAAGGCCACTCAACATTGCATGCTCCACAGCAGCACTGTCAATTAAAACAATCTTTCCACTACCATCAATTTCACCAAGGACAGCCATTGAAACTCTCTCTCTATCACAAAGTGATTGCAACAGGTTTCTGCTCTCAGGCTTCACCAATAATGCATCTTGTTCCTGGTATTCAGCACCCCAGATCTCCAACACAGACAATGTGTGATCACCAACAACAATTGAGCGGATATCAATTTCAGCACCCTTAGGATAGATTATTTCTTTCACGACATTGCAGTTTCCTCCAGCTCCCTGATCATGAATGCTGATGATTGGATTCTTCTCTCCCATTTCCACACATGCCCTGATCACGCGATATAACTTTTGTGCCATCTCAGCATCTCCCCGCTGCACTGCGTTAAAATCGAGCTCTGCATCATTCTGTCCACTAACCATACTTGAGGCAGCACCACCACCCATACCAATTCTGTATGCTGGACCACCAATCTTCACAACTAGCATGCCGATTTCTGGATCCCCTTTCGATATGTGTGCATGGTCAATCTGCCCAATTGCCCCACTGAACATTATAGGCTTCAGCCATTCACGACGCTCCCCGTTTGGCAACCTAGAACCAAAATTTCTTGTAAATCCCTGAATTAAAGGCTCGCCAAACTTGTTCCCATAGTCAGAAGCACCGTCGCTAGCATCAATAAGAATCTGCAACGGAGGAGCTAAGTTTGATGGGTATGCAAAAGATGAATCCTCCCAAGGTGCATATGATTCTTCAATTTGAAGGTTTCCAACACAATAACCAGCAGTTGAAGCAACAACCAATGAGCCCTTTCCAGTGGCATGTGTGTCCCTTATGCGGCCACCTGCACCTGTTTCAGCTCCTGGGTAGGGTGCCACGGCACATGGAAAATTATGGGTTTCTGCTGTGAACAGAATGCCTAGTTCACGCATCATCAGGGTTAGCGGTGAAGTGGAACCTGGTAGTGCTGGGCGTAGGTGATTTACAAGAGTCCCTTTTATTGCACTCGAGTTATCCTTGAACCCAATAATAGAGTTATTAGGGTTAGCCTTCAAGGGGCTCTTTACTAACTGAAACAGAGTACTTGGCATGGTCTCTCCATCTATCTCAAGCTTTCCATTAAAAAACCAATGTCTGCTGTGCTCACTGTTTGATTGCGCTATGTCAAAAAGTTCCACGGTAGTTGGATTGCGTTTGATGTCATCTCTGAATAGGTGAGTGTAGTACTTGATATCTTGTTCATCAAAAGCCAGAcccattttaagatttatttcctcCAGTGCTTCCCTTCCCCTTTCCATGACTGGTATAACACTGACAGGTTCTGGAACTACATCCGACCGAAATGATGTGAGCTTGCTAGGATAAACACATTCTGTCATCCTGTCATGAATCAAAGCAGCAAAGCTGTTGAGTTGGCTTTCATCAAGTGGGTCACTACCAGGCTGAAGGCACAAAAGATATCTTCTAGACCTCTCCAGGCGAGTTACTTCCATTAATGATAGAGCTTTACAAATCGAGACAGCATTGGTTGAGAAAGCTGTCGAAAATGTCATCCGGGGACCAACCTCAACAAGGAAGCAATAAGAGCTCCTAGAAACTTCCTCCTCCAGAAAGCTCCCTGTTTGTAGGTTGTCAGGTTCATAAGTTTCTGCTAGGAGCCACTGAAGTGTTGCGAGCTTTGTAGAACCTAGTGCATCCTCCAACTCAACATTGAAGCATTGCTCAGTCTTTATATCAATAATATTAGAAGAAACCTTTGCCTGCACTTTCCTGAGTAACTCCTTGGCCTCACTCTCTTGAAGAAATGGTTTGCGATAAAAGTGAATAATCCTTGAAACTAATCCCATGTCATCACCAGATGCCTCTATCAATGGACTATTAACTCCGCTGGATACTGCAGCAGTGAGAGCAGGCATTGGTCGGATATTTGGAACAATAGCCCTTTGATTAGGTAAACGGCAAAGATGACGTAGGTTCAGGCAATGTCGAACCACTCGTGACCTTCTCGAAGGTGGGTGTCTTGTGGATATAAAACTACTCCTTTGTTTTCCCTGGTACAAAAAGAGAAGCGCATGATAATGGTTACATGCCGAAAAGAGAAGCATATTTAGTTGATAGTTCAACTAGAACTAGGTGCATACCATATTACTAGGAAAGCCTTGAAGACGTAGCATATTGCTTGCTGTCATTTCAGCATGAGATGCCATATTGACGACACCTAAGATACTCCAAGAACCTGTGAACCACAGAATAGGAAATCAGGCACTGAACGACTGAGCATAACTAAAGTTTAATCTACAATATTAAAAACTACAAAATCGGTTCTTGTCATTAGCAAATGTTGAATTCAGAGTTTATTTCATTATATTTTTACGATGTAAGCAAAAAGATAAATGCGCACACAGACACACTTCAAGACAAAGGTCAATGTGTTTGTTCATTGTTCCGGATTGCAGATTACGTTGAATGAAAATACAGAGTGGACATTAAACCCCTTAGATTGTGCACCCACAGACAAAAAACTAGCTTATTTCATCCAAATTTTCATGAATTTTTGGTAGTTCCAGCATTCACATACTCACATACACACGGTTCGTTCACTGAATCAGAGAGCTCTCTTGTATGAAATGAACAAACTGGGATAAAACCATAAGATGGTCTATCAAATGCAAGATACTTCAACTGTTTTTTGCTACGAAACACCGATGCGGATATGGGGACATGGGATACGGTGATTTCTAAAAACTACAATTCGGCGAGTATatataaataattaataaaatgccaTGTTATGAAGACAATGAATTGTATGTGTGAGACTATATCAAAATACTACCCTATTTGTTGCATCCATGCCTCTTTTCATCAAGTCCCCATCTCCTCGGTGACTGGATGATCGTCAATTTACTCAATCCTCGATGACTGAATGGTCATCAATCTACTCAATCCTCGTGGTACTTGCACAAGGCACTGGCCAACGCCCAGCAGCAGCCAACAAgcacgcacacaagtacacaaggaGCACGCACACAGACACAGCAAGCACGCACGCAAGCGGCGACAAGCACACGACCAGCACGCACGCATTACGGCACCAGAAGCAAGCAAGCAAGTGCGGGAGGACCACCGGAGAAGAGCAGGGATTAGGAAGGGAAGGATTTACCTCGCTGGCGACGGctgacgggcggcggcggcagagaagactcgcggcggcggcggcggcgcgctcgtGCGGTCGCCCGCGAATACTCTGTCCAGTTTGCTGCCCGaacgttttttcttttctttttagggCTTGCCCGAACGAATTGAGTGCGTTGGCTGTTTAGGGTTTACGAATGGGCTTGAACTGGGCTTCCCGTGTCCCTACGGCCGCTTGGTTGGTTGTATCGTTTTGCAGCCCAAATCGCCTGTAAAAAACACTGTATCATTGTACACCACACGGGTAATAAAATCCGGATTGATGGATTCCCACGAAATCACTAGTTGAgggaggagtactcgttgcaaagatcactccaactTCCCATGCTGCAACAAATGACCCACATGCAGCGCGTCATTTGTCACAATCTAagagttttctcttttttcgtagatccgtctattcaaaacattttatttcTCAAACCATGCGTCCAAAAAACGCTTTCACAGTTTGATTCCTCGCGTcaagatcttcaaaattagatcccatgttgataggttttgacgaacttttttctcACGAAAAATACCGGACGAAATAACCGAACCGGaagcacgggttttttccctttccaaaaAAGGCACGCcagtgcctctcacgaaatcacaaccgtgcctctcacggaagcaaaaccgtgactctcgcggaagaaaaaaaagaagagaaaatatttttttgtttcCTAGGAGGCATGACCGTGACtcgcgcgaaagcacaaccgtgcctctcgcagaagcaaaaccgtgactcttgcgaaagaaagaaaaacagaagacGTGTTTTTTTTCCgtttgcgagaggcacggccgtgactctcgcgaagcaCAACCGTGCTTCTCGCTGAAGCAAAAATGtgactcgcgaaagaaaaaaatagaaaacgcgttttttcccgtttccgagaagcacagccgtgactctcgctaaagcacaaccgtgtctctcgcggaagcaaaaccgtgactctcgcgaaagaaaaaaaacatgttttttttcgttttcgagaggcacgaccgtgactctcgtgaaagcacacccgtgcctctcgcggaagcaaaaccgtgactctcgtgaaagagaaaaaaacagaaaacgcgtcttttttcgtttccgagaggtacGGCCACGACTCTCGTGAAGGAAAAAAACaagttttttcatgaaaaaaaatcaaaaaattgatcgaaaagctaaggaagaccggtgaaaaaccaaaacgtcaaaaaaaactgtttaaaaagccgaaaacgcgtgcgaaaaactTAAAAAAATCCAGagggagcgcgacacgtggcgaatggctgagagcgcgccaagtggcgctgatcgttgcgaggctcccgaaggagcactcgttaactagttgctctcggATTCTGAATACTCACTTGGCTGGTCATTTACCCCTAAAAAAACTTGGCTGGTCCTTTctccccctcaaaaaaaacttggCTGGTCATTTCTGCTCTGTAAAATAGAGTATGCCTGGAAAAAATTGATTTGCTGGCTTATACCATTGTAATCGGACACACGTCCCAACACACCTATTTTCTTTTCCCCACCCTCTCCTCCCTCGAGACCCATCTATTTCCTCACACTTGTCTAAAAAAGGGTTTCCTCACACGCGAGGGCTGATGCACGTGTGCAGGCGGTCCTGAGATTTTGGAGGCACGGgacaaaaaaaattagaaaatgaACCCTTTTTTATTCCCCCGATACAATACCATTTATGATGGTAAAAGTAAAATCCCCTTTAGCTAGGGTTTTTCTTCTCTCGGTGGCACTGGCATCGACGTAGAGCCCCTTGTTTCCCCACCGTCGGCCCTCGAGCCTCGCTGCTCGTGGTAACCCGCGGAGCTAGGGTCCCCCCAGCCTGAAGATCTTCACGCGGGCCAGATCGCAGTGTCTTAAAACGCATCTGGATCGGAAGCGATCTCGGATGATGTGGAGAAGATGATGGAAGAACTCGATCTTCAGGAGGATGATCTCAATGATGTTATCTTCGAGCAAGAGGAGGCGCCGCCGGAAGAGATCACCCGATGGTTGGCCATTGCAAGAGTCCATGCAGCTAAGACCTATAGCCAGTTTTGGTTTTATAAAAATATGAGATCAGCTTGGAACTTGGCCAAAGTGGTGAAGGCACGACCTCTCGAGGAGAATTTGTATACTCTCCAATTTGGTTGCTTGGGAGTTTGGGAGAGAGTCATGGATTTCGGGCCGTGGAACTTCCGCAGCGATGTTGTGGTCATTGCCCCCTACAATGGCATCTCAAAACCATCAACAGTCAACCTCGATACCCTATGGACATGGATACAAATCCACGATATCCCTGATCTATTTGCTCATCTGTTGAAGCCCTTGGCGACCAAAGTGGGGGAGCTGGTGTGTGCTGAGCCTATCTCTCACGGCTTCACTGGCAACTTTTACAGAGATAAGGCCAAGATCAATGTTCGTAAACCTTTAAAGAATGATATCTCAATGATCAAGGATAATAAGAGGCAGATTTATAGGGTTAAGTATGAATGATTACCTGACTGGTGTGCGGTATGTGGACATATTTTTAAGGaacatggtgaaggaaatatgccctagaggcaataataaagttgttatttatatttctttatatcatgataaatgtttattattcatgctagaattgtattaaccggaaacttgatacatgtgtgaatacatagacaaaacatagtgtccctagtatgcctctactaaactagctcgttaatcaaagatggttaagttccctaaccatggacatgtgttgtcatttgatgaacgggatcacatcattagaagaatgatgtgatggacaagacccatccattagcttagcataatgatcattaagttttattgctattgctttcttcatgacttatacatattcctctaactatgagattatgcaactcccggataccggaggaataccttgtgtgctatcaaacgtcacaatgtaactgggtgattataaagatgctctacaggtgtctccgaaggtgtttgttgagttggcatagatcgagattaggatttgtcactccgagtatcggagaggtatctctgggccctctcggtaatgcacatcatgataagccttgcaatcaatgcgactaatgagttagttacgggatgatgcattacggaacgagtaaagagacttgccggtaacgagattgaactacgtatgaagatgccgacgatcgaatcttaggcaagtaatataccaatgacaaagggaatgacgtatgttgtcattacggtttgaccgataaagatcttcatataatatgtaggaaccaatatgagcatccaggttccgctattggttattgatcggagaggtgtctcggtcatgtctacatagttcttgaacccgggtCCGCAAATTTAACGTTTGGTGAtgttttgtattatgagttatgtgttttggtgaccgaagattgtctgcagtcccggatgagatcacggacatgacgaggattctcgaaatagtcgagaggtaaatattgatatattggacaatagTATTcgtacaccagaagtgtttcggaatgtatcgggtacgtatcggagtaccgaggggttaccaaaACCCCccggggggaagatatgggccacatgggccataggagggaggcaagccGGCCCACGAGGGTGGCACACGCccccttgatatgtctccaacgtatctacttttcctaacgattttcctcttgttttggactctaatttgcatgatttgaatgaaactaaacccggactgacgatgttttcagcaaaactaccatgatgttgtttttgtgcagaaataaaagttctcggaatggaacgaaactttgcgaggaatattTATACAAATAAAgaaaatttctggagccaagacccaccggaggggggcacctgggtgggcacaacccaccagggtgcccctgaaggaaatatgccctagaggcaataataaagttattatttatttccttatttcatgataaatgtttattattcatgctagaattgtattaaccggaaacttagtacatgtgtggatacatagacaaacatagtgtcactagtacggctctacttgactagctcgttgaatcaaagatggttaagtttcctagccatagacatgagttgtcatttgattaacgggatcacatcattagagaatgatgcgattgacttgacccattccgttagcttagcacttgatcgtttagtatattgttattgctttcttcatgacttatacatgttcctatgactatgagattatgcaactcccggataccggaggaacactttatgtgctaccaaacatcaaaacataactggatgattataaaggtgctctacaagtgtctccaatggtacttgttgagttggcatagatcgagattatgatttatcactccgattgtcggagaggtatctctgggccctctcggtaatgcacatcactgtaagccttccaagcaatgtgactaatgagttagttgctggatgatgcattaagaaacgagtaaagagacttgccaataacgagattgaactaggtattgagataccgacgatcgaatctcgggcaagtaacatatcaatgacaaggggaacaatgtatgttgttatgcggtttgatcgataaagatcttcatagaatatataggaaccaatatgagtatccaggttccgctattggttattgaccggagatgagtcttggtcatgtctacatagttctcgaacccgtagggttcgcacgcttaatgttttgtgatgatttgtattatgagttatgtgatttgatgacctaagtttgttcggagtcccggatgagatcggggacatgactaggagtctcgaaatggtcgagacataaagatcgatatattggaaggctatattcgggcatcggaaaagttccgagtgatttgggtattttccggagtaccggagagtttcgggaattcgtattgggccttaatgggccatacgagaaaggagagaaaggcctcaagggtgtccGCACCCCTTTCCCATggactggtccaaattggactagggaaagggggcgcccccttccttccttctccttctcccttccctttttcctattccatatgggaggtggaatcctactaggactaaggagtcctagtaggactccacactttggcagcgccctatgagggccggcctcctccttcctccatcctttatataagtggccagggggcaccccatagacacacaaattgattattgatctcttagccgtgtgtggtgccccctccgccATAattcacctcgatcatatcatcgtagtgcttaggcgaagccctgtgccggtagcttcatcatcaccgtcatcacgctgtcgtgctgacgaagctctccctcgatactctactggatcatgagttcgtgggacgtcaccgagttgaacgtgtgcagatcgtggagatgtcgtacgttcggtactaggatcggtcgatcgtgaagacgtacgactacatcaaccaagttgtcataacgcttccactttcggtctacgagggtaagtggacaacactctcctgtctcgttgctatgcatcaccatgatcttgcgtgtgcgtaggaaaattttgaaattactacgtttcccaacagtggcatccgagccaggtctatgcgtagatgttatatgcacgagtagaacagaaaggagttgtgggtgtgggcatatacatattgcttgccgtcactagttgtttcttgattcggtggtattgttggatgaagcggctcagaccgacattacgcgtacgcttacgtgagactggttctaccgacttgcttcgcacacaggtggctggtgggtgtcaatttctccaactttagttgaatcggattcaatgaaaagggttctttctgaagatcaaaaagcaatcactataccgcgttgtggtttttgatgcataggtaagaacggttcttgtgttggggaacgtagcagaaattcaaaaattttcctacgtatcaccaagatctatctatggagagaccagcaacgagtagaaaggagagtgcatctacatacccttgtagatcgctaagcggaagcgttcaagtgaacggggttgatggagtcgtactcgtcgtgattcaaatcaccgatgatcaagtgtcgaacggacggcacctccgcgttcaacac
The sequence above is a segment of the Triticum dicoccoides isolate Atlit2015 ecotype Zavitan chromosome 1A, WEW_v2.0, whole genome shotgun sequence genome. Coding sequences within it:
- the LOC119288831 gene encoding probable phosphoribosylformylglycinamidine synthase, chloroplastic/mitochondrial, translating into MASHAEMTASNMLRLQGFPSNMGKQRSSFISTRHPPSRRSRVVRHCLNLRHLCRLPNQRAIVPNIRPMPALTAAVSSGVNSPLIEASGDDMGLVSRIIHFYRKPFLQESEAKELLRKVQAKVSSNIIDIKTEQCFNVELEDALGSTKLATLQWLLAETYEPDNLQTGSFLEEEVSRSSYCFLVEVGPRMTFSTAFSTNAVSICKALSLMEVTRLERSRRYLLCLQPGSDPLDESQLNSFAALIHDRMTECVYPSKLTSFRSDVVPEPVSVIPVMERGREALEEINLKMGLAFDEQDIKYYTHLFRDDIKRNPTTVELFDIAQSNSEHSRHWFFNGKLEIDGETMPSTLFQLVKSPLKANPNNSIIGFKDNSSAIKGTLVNHLRPALPGSTSPLTLMMRELGILFTAETHNFPCAVAPYPGAETGAGGRIRDTHATGKGSLVVASTAGYCVGNLQIEESYAPWEDSSFAYPSNLAPPLQILIDASDGASDYGNKFGEPLIQGFTRNFGSRLPNGERREWLKPIMFSGAIGQIDHAHISKGDPEIGMLVVKIGGPAYRIGMGGGAASSMVSGQNDAELDFNAVQRGDAEMAQKLYRVIRACVEMGEKNPIISIHDQGAGGNCNVVKEIIYPKGAEIDIRSIVVGDHTLSVLEIWGAEYQEQDALLVKPESRNLLQSLCDRERVSMAVLGEIDGSGKIVLIDSAAVEHAMLSGLPPPPPAVDLELEKVLGDMPQKTFDFKRVPRSSEPLDIAPEITLMDVLKRVLKLPSVCSKRFLTTKVDRCVTGLVAQQQTVGPLQLPLADVAVVAQTYTDLTGGACAIGEQPIKGLLNPEAMARLAVGEALTNLVWAKVTSLADVKASGNWMYAAKIDGEGADMYDAAVAMADCMIQLGIAIDGGKDSLSMAAQCDGELVKAPGNLVISAYVTCPDITLTVTPDLKLVKDGVLLHVDLAKGKRRLGCSALAQAFDQIGNDCPDIEDVPYLKKVFEVVQELLSERLISAGHDISDGGLIVTILEMAFAGNCGVNLNIELKDNDLLQTLFAEELGLVVEVHLDDLDVVKQKLHVAGVSANVIGKVTAAPEIELCVDGEVRLKERTSDLRDLWEETSFQLEELQRLKSCVKLEKEGLKSRTSPSWHLSFTPKFTDKKLLSASSKPKVAIIREEGSNSDREMSAAFHAAGFEPWDITMSDLLNQKASLTEFRGIAFVGGFSYADVLDSAKGWAASIRFNQPLIQQFQEFYNRPDTFSLGVCNGCQLMALLGWVPGPDIGGSLGAGGDMSQPRFTHNESGRFECRFISVAIGDSPSIMFKGMEGSTLGIWSAHGEGRAFFPDENVLSDVVNSNLAPLRYCDDANNVTEVYPFNPNGSPLGIAALCSPNGRHLALMPHPERSFMMWQYPWYPKEWQVEKGGPSPWLRMFQNAREWCS